A portion of the Clupea harengus chromosome 18, Ch_v2.0.2, whole genome shotgun sequence genome contains these proteins:
- the htra3b gene encoding serine protease HTRA3, protein MQVVVFATVLLYIKDFVEAEPKTKCPARCDVSTCPSPSCPSGYVPDRCNCCLVCAQGEADACGRKEDLPCGDGLECKHPSGKRLLKGVCQCRFSSKVCGSDGKTYGNVCQLKAVSRKALQQGLAGITQAHKGPCETDIGPLHPNSPRYKFNFIADVVEKIAPAVVHIELFLRHPLFGRRVPLSSGSGFVMLDTGLIITNAHVVSSTTPVSGTQELKVQMHDGKVYEATIKDIDKKSDIATIKINPQKKLPVLLLGLSSDLRPGEFVVAIGSPFALQNTVTTGIVSTAQRDGKELGIRDSDMDYIQTDAIINYGNSGGPLVNLDGEVIGINTLKVAAGISFAIPSDRLTRFINESHGKQNKEIRSVKKRFIGIRMLTITPALVEELKQQNPDFPEVSSGIYVHEVVPNSPAQKGGIRDGDIIVKLNGRPLLTTSDLKEALMEETALLLEVRRGNDDLLFNIEPDVIMH, encoded by the exons ATGCAGGTGGTTGTGTTTGCTACAGTTTTACTTTACATCAAGGATTTTGTTGAAGCAGAGCCTAAAACCAAGTGCCCTGCGCGGTGCGATGTAAGCACTTGTCCCAGCCCAAGCTGCCCAAGCGGGTACGTCCCGGACCGATGCAACTGTTGCCTAGTTTGCGCACAGGGCGAAGCAGACGCCTGCGGGCGCAAAGAAGACCTGCCCTGCGGGGACGGGTTAGAGTGCAAGCACCCATCGGGCAAGCGCCTCTTGAAGGGCGTGTGCCAGTGCCGATTCAGTAGCAAGGTATGCGGCAGCGATGGGAAGACGTACGGGAATGTGTGTCAACTGAAGGCGGTGAGCCGCAAGGCTCTGCAACAGGGACTCGCCGGCATCACTCAAGCGCATAAAGGCCCCTGTGAAACTGACATAG GTCCATTGCATCCCAACAGTCCTCGGTACAAGTTTAACTTCATCGCTGACGTGGTGGAGAAGATCGCTCCCGCCGTGGTTCACATTGAGCTGTTCCTCAG ACACCCTCTGTTTGGCCGGAGGGTTCCACTATCGAGCGGCTCTGGGTTTGTCATGCTCGACACGGGCCTGATCATCACCAACGCCCACGTGGTCTCCAGCACCACGCCCGTGTCCGGAACCCAGGAGCTCAAGGTCCAGATGCACGACGGCAAGGTGTACGAGGCCACCATCAAAGACATCGACAAGAAGTCTGACATCGCCACCATTAAAATCAATCCCCAG AAAAAGTTGCCAGTGCTGTTGTTGGGTCTCTCCTCAGACTTGCGCCCTGGTGAGTTTGTTGTTGCCATCGGCAGCCCCTTCGCCCTGCAGAACACCGTCACCACGGGGATCGTCAGCACGGCGCAGAGGGATGGGAAGGAGCTGGGCATCCGTGACTCCGACATGGACTATATCCAAACAGATGCCATCATCAAC TATGGGAATTCAGGTGGACCTCTGGTAAATTTG GATGGGGAGGTGATTGGAATCAATACCTTGAAAGTGGCAGCTGGCATCTCGTTTGCCATTCCTTCAGATAGGTTAACACGCTTCATCAACGAATCCCacggaaaacaaaacaaag AAATCCGAAGCGTGAAGAAGCGTTTCATTGGAATCCGCATGCTGACCATCACACCAGC TCTGGTCGAGGAACTAAAGCAACAGAACCCCGATTTCCCTGAAGTCAGCAGTGGGATCTACGTCCACGAGGTGGTCCCTAACTCCCCTGCTCAGAA AGGAGGCATCAGAGATGGTGACATCATCGTGAAGCTGAACGGCAGGCCCCTCTTGACGACCTCCGACCTTAAAGAGGCGCTGATGGAAGAGACGGCCCTGCTGCTGGAGGTCCGCCGCGGCAACGACGACTTGCTCTTCAACATCGAGCCCGACGTCATCATGCACTGA